One window from the genome of Variovorax sp. PAMC26660 encodes:
- a CDS encoding thioredoxin family protein, whose amino-acid sequence MSLSPSTDSRSLRAARHARAALSRASRRAVVAAAVALGATFLMGTPAFAAPAVGQQAPDFVAVDTAGAKHKLSDFAGKFVVLEWTNPGCPFVRKHYDSGNMPATQKAATDKGVVWLAINSTERAASDYLQPAALDAWMKSQKAAPTAVLMDEDGLIGQVYGARTTPHIFIIDPKGTLVYAGGIDSIASARPADIKTATNYVNQALGEAFGGKPISAATTRPYGCSIKYKT is encoded by the coding sequence ATGTCTCTCTCGCCATCCACCGACTCGCGTTCCCTGCGCGCAGCGCGCCATGCCCGTGCCGCCCTGAGCCGCGCTTCCCGCCGCGCCGTCGTCGCCGCCGCCGTGGCGCTGGGCGCCACCTTCCTGATGGGCACCCCCGCCTTCGCCGCGCCCGCCGTGGGCCAGCAGGCGCCCGACTTCGTGGCCGTCGACACCGCCGGCGCCAAGCACAAGCTGTCGGACTTCGCCGGCAAGTTCGTCGTGCTCGAATGGACCAACCCCGGCTGCCCCTTCGTGCGCAAGCACTACGACAGCGGCAACATGCCCGCCACGCAAAAAGCCGCCACCGACAAGGGCGTGGTGTGGCTCGCCATCAACTCCACCGAGCGCGCCGCCAGCGACTACCTGCAACCGGCCGCGCTCGATGCCTGGATGAAGTCGCAAAAAGCCGCGCCCACCGCCGTGCTGATGGACGAAGACGGCCTCATCGGCCAGGTCTACGGCGCGCGCACCACGCCGCACATCTTCATCATCGACCCCAAGGGCACGCTGGTGTACGCGGGCGGCATCGACAGCATCGCGTCGGCACGTCCCGCCGACATCAAGACCGCGACCAACTACGTGAACCAGGCGCTGGGCGAAGCCTTCGGCGGCAAGCCGATCTCGGCCGCCACCACGCGGCCGTACGGTTGCTCCATCAAGTACAAGACCTGA
- a CDS encoding LysR family transcriptional regulator, whose protein sequence is MNDINESDFRRLDLNLLLVFHALLHERNVTRAAKRLFIGQPALSGALKRLRVALGDELFVRTSHGMTPTPRALELARVIEPLLLSLQQALHAKPVFDPAKAERVFRIGLSDALEVALMPQLMQRLAAEAPGVRLIARAADRTTAPGLLDAAEIELAVGVFTDCATWHRQCALFDWQFVCVYNPALIKARGKRLTLKEYLRHPHLLTSFSADLSGLVDELLHKQGLARQVVFSSRNFATNPFIVRQMPAITTVPTFAAATWRDALGLAVSPLPFETPSYAVSLLWTAARDGDLGLQWLVSLMAEVLGGKPVH, encoded by the coding sequence ATGAACGACATCAACGAAAGTGATTTCAGGCGGCTCGACCTGAACCTGCTGCTGGTGTTCCACGCATTGCTGCACGAGCGCAATGTCACCCGCGCGGCCAAGCGCCTGTTCATCGGCCAGCCTGCACTGAGCGGCGCGCTCAAGCGCTTGCGCGTCGCCCTGGGCGACGAACTGTTCGTGCGCACCTCGCACGGCATGACGCCGACGCCGCGCGCGCTCGAACTCGCGCGCGTCATCGAGCCGCTGCTGCTCTCGCTGCAGCAGGCGCTGCATGCGAAGCCGGTGTTCGATCCCGCCAAGGCGGAGCGCGTGTTCCGCATCGGCCTGAGCGATGCACTCGAAGTCGCGCTGATGCCGCAGCTCATGCAGCGGCTGGCGGCCGAGGCGCCGGGCGTGCGACTGATCGCACGCGCCGCCGACCGCACCACGGCGCCCGGCCTGCTCGATGCGGCCGAGATCGAACTGGCCGTGGGCGTCTTCACCGATTGCGCCACCTGGCACCGGCAATGCGCGCTGTTCGACTGGCAGTTTGTCTGCGTCTACAACCCCGCGCTCATCAAGGCGCGCGGCAAGCGGCTCACGCTCAAGGAATACCTGCGCCATCCGCACCTGCTGACCTCCTTCAGCGCGGACCTGAGCGGCCTGGTCGACGAACTGCTGCACAAGCAGGGACTTGCGCGCCAGGTCGTGTTCTCGAGCCGAAACTTCGCGACCAACCCCTTCATCGTGCGGCAGATGCCCGCAATCACCACCGTGCCCACTTTCGCCGCGGCCACCTGGCGCGATGCACTCGGGCTGGCGGTGAGCCCGCTGCCCTTCGAAACGCCGAGCTATGCCGTATCGCTGCTGTGGACGGCGGCCCGCGACGGCGATCTGGGGCTCCAGTGGCTGGTTTCATTGATGGCCGAGGTCCTCGGCGGCAAACCCGTTCATTGA
- a CDS encoding PQQ-dependent sugar dehydrogenase produces MKAPQQAPTRRADSAWRMPALALTAVATALLVAGCGEAAKLSPEVTTGPRPQLAEPNKTLIPTVNVAPAIGWTDTATPTPADGLRVTALARGLDHPRWVYTLPNGDVLVAESNKPPEPEGSSDGGNGLIAKVRNWVMGKVMGRAGAGVPSANRITLLRDANGDGVAEVQEVFMSHLMSPYGMVLVGNELFIANADALVKVPYTEGQTSITATPTVVTQLPAGINHHWTKNVIANADGSKLYVTVGSNSNIGENGFAAEEGRAAIWEVDTKTGQKRLFASGLRNPNGMGWDPDTNALWTVVNERDEIGSDLVPDYLTSVKDGAFYGWPWSYYGGIVDARVTPQNPDMAAKAIAPDYALGAHVAPLGMTFSHARGMPEQFASGVFIGEHGSWNRKPKSGYKVVFVPFIGGKPSGPPVDVLTGFLTADEKAQGRPVGVALDKSGALLVADDVGNVVWRVSRTKPN; encoded by the coding sequence ATGAAAGCACCACAGCAAGCACCCACCCGCCGGGCCGATTCCGCATGGCGGATGCCCGCCCTGGCCCTCACGGCTGTCGCCACCGCGCTGCTTGTGGCCGGCTGCGGCGAGGCCGCCAAGCTCTCGCCCGAGGTCACGACCGGCCCGCGCCCGCAACTGGCCGAGCCCAACAAGACCCTGATTCCCACCGTCAACGTGGCACCCGCCATCGGCTGGACCGACACCGCCACGCCCACCCCCGCCGACGGCCTGCGCGTGACCGCCCTGGCGCGTGGCCTGGACCACCCGCGCTGGGTCTACACCCTGCCCAACGGCGACGTGCTGGTGGCCGAGAGCAACAAGCCGCCCGAGCCCGAAGGCAGCAGCGACGGCGGCAACGGCCTCATCGCCAAGGTGCGCAACTGGGTCATGGGCAAGGTCATGGGGCGCGCCGGTGCCGGCGTGCCCAGCGCCAACCGCATCACCCTGCTGCGCGATGCCAACGGCGACGGCGTGGCCGAGGTGCAAGAGGTGTTCATGTCCCACCTGATGTCGCCCTACGGCATGGTGCTGGTGGGCAACGAACTCTTCATCGCCAACGCCGATGCGCTGGTGAAGGTGCCCTACACCGAGGGCCAGACTTCCATCACCGCCACGCCCACGGTGGTGACACAGTTGCCCGCCGGCATCAACCACCACTGGACCAAGAACGTCATCGCGAATGCCGATGGCAGCAAGCTCTATGTGACGGTCGGCTCCAACAGCAACATCGGCGAGAACGGCTTCGCGGCCGAAGAGGGCCGCGCCGCCATCTGGGAAGTCGACACCAAGACCGGGCAGAAGCGCCTGTTCGCGAGCGGCCTGCGCAACCCCAACGGCATGGGCTGGGACCCGGACACGAACGCGCTGTGGACCGTGGTGAACGAGCGCGACGAGATCGGCAGCGACCTCGTGCCCGACTACCTCACGTCGGTGAAAGACGGCGCCTTCTACGGTTGGCCCTGGAGCTACTACGGCGGCATCGTCGATGCCCGCGTCACGCCGCAAAACCCCGACATGGCGGCCAAGGCCATCGCGCCCGACTACGCGCTGGGCGCGCACGTCGCACCGCTGGGCATGACCTTCTCGCACGCACGCGGCATGCCCGAGCAGTTTGCGAGCGGCGTCTTCATCGGCGAGCACGGCTCGTGGAACCGCAAACCCAAGTCGGGCTACAAGGTGGTGTTCGTGCCCTTCATCGGCGGCAAGCCCAGCGGGCCGCCGGTCGATGTGCTCACCGGCTTTTTGACCGCCGACGAAAAGGCCCAGGGCCGGCCGGTGGGCGTGGCGCTCGACAAGAGCGGCGCGCTGCTGGTGGCGGACGACGTGGGCAATGTCGTGTGGCGCGTGTCGCGCACCAAGCCCAACTGA
- a CDS encoding SDR family oxidoreductase — MASEQQTVVVVGGSSGVGLETVRRLAATGARVIATGRDNGKLQDAIGGMGQNVSGAAFDASDRAALDAFFAKTGPIDHLVLTLSGGEGAGEFAQLDLQSLRRGFEAKFWPQLEAAQAGARVLRKGGSITFVTAISARNALPGTAGLAAINGALEAMLGSLARELKPSRVNAVSPGLVDTPWWDRVPAALKDDLFRQQVETLPVGRVGQPQDVAHAIQFLIENGYTTGTVIECDGGLRLV; from the coding sequence ATGGCTTCGGAACAACAGACAGTGGTGGTGGTCGGTGGCTCGTCTGGCGTGGGCCTGGAGACCGTGCGTCGGCTCGCGGCGACGGGGGCGCGCGTCATTGCGACGGGGCGGGACAACGGCAAGTTGCAGGACGCCATCGGCGGCATGGGACAGAACGTGAGCGGCGCGGCCTTCGATGCCAGCGACCGCGCGGCGCTCGATGCCTTCTTCGCAAAGACAGGGCCGATCGATCACCTCGTGCTCACGCTCAGCGGCGGCGAGGGCGCGGGCGAGTTCGCGCAGCTCGACCTGCAATCGCTGCGGCGCGGTTTCGAGGCCAAGTTCTGGCCGCAGCTCGAAGCGGCGCAGGCCGGTGCGCGGGTGCTGCGCAAGGGCGGCAGCATCACCTTTGTCACGGCGATCTCGGCGCGCAATGCACTGCCGGGCACGGCGGGGCTGGCCGCGATCAATGGCGCGCTCGAAGCGATGTTGGGCAGCCTCGCGCGGGAACTGAAGCCGAGCCGGGTGAATGCGGTGTCACCGGGCCTTGTCGACACGCCGTGGTGGGACCGCGTGCCCGCCGCGCTGAAAGACGACCTGTTCCGCCAGCAGGTCGAGACGCTGCCCGTCGGCCGCGTGGGGCAGCCGCAGGACGTGGCGCATGCGATCCAGTTCCTGATCGAGAACGGCTACACCACCGGCACCGTGATCGAGTGCGATGGAGGCCTGCGGCTTGTCTGA
- a CDS encoding alanyl-tRNA editing protein: protein MTDDLFRADAYLRTCEARILRIDDTGIVLDRTVFYPLGGGQAGDAGVLVLADGRELAIADTRKAKNEEGQPTNEFVHVPAPEQAELLAALKPGDTVTARLDWERRHRLMRFHTASHLLCHLVPVPVNGCSITPDYARIDFHMTDPLDKEALTAGLARLVEAAHPLVVGAITDEELDANPALVKSMSVQPPRGSGTVRTIRIGGGDDGAQIDFQPCGGTHVANTSEIGAVIVTKIEKKSANSRRVVLGWAPTAA from the coding sequence ATGACCGACGACCTGTTCCGCGCCGACGCTTATCTGCGCACCTGTGAAGCCCGAATCCTGCGCATCGACGACACCGGCATCGTGCTGGACCGCACCGTGTTCTATCCCCTGGGCGGCGGCCAGGCTGGAGACGCCGGCGTGCTGGTGCTGGCCGATGGCCGCGAACTCGCGATTGCCGACACCCGCAAGGCCAAGAACGAAGAAGGCCAGCCGACCAACGAATTCGTCCACGTGCCGGCCCCCGAGCAGGCCGAACTGCTCGCCGCGCTGAAGCCCGGCGACACCGTCACCGCCCGCCTCGACTGGGAGCGCCGCCACCGGCTGATGCGTTTTCACACCGCCTCCCATCTGCTGTGCCACCTCGTGCCGGTGCCGGTGAACGGTTGCTCGATCACACCCGACTACGCGCGCATCGACTTCCACATGACCGATCCGCTCGACAAGGAAGCGCTCACGGCCGGCCTCGCGCGGCTGGTTGAAGCGGCCCATCCGCTGGTCGTGGGCGCCATCACCGACGAAGAACTCGACGCCAACCCGGCACTGGTCAAGAGCATGAGCGTGCAGCCGCCGCGCGGCTCGGGCACGGTGCGCACCATCCGCATCGGCGGTGGCGATGACGGCGCGCAGATCGACTTCCAGCCCTGCGGCGGCACGCATGTTGCGAACACATCCGAAATCGGGGCGGTGATCGTGACCAAGATCGAGAAGAAAAGCGCCAACAGCCGGCGCGTGGTGCTGGGCTGGGCGCCCACGGCGGCCTGA
- a CDS encoding LacI family DNA-binding transcriptional regulator, which yields MSTNPSPRANIKDVAREAGVSPTTVSHALNARGQVDAETRARVERAALKLGYRPNRNAQRLRTGEAHMIVLLSSMPFAVAGGPSRLGFLMEVAAVAAAEALDRRLALVLAPPMETGRVPMELLDVDGALVIEPSAGDPNMAYLLRRGLPVVAIGKPAEEAADGAALPPYVDIHSGQTTRLLLEHLHAQGARKVAMILGSAQRNSYVEGRAAYLAFAAGRGQAPLLSLVDEVEGENGGRKAALALLAEHPDIDAFCVPVDAFATGTVAAILESGRRIPDDVMVATRYDGVRARTCVPPLTAVDLHLDEIAQQAIALLFDHLRGDTSRRQVDGPVAQLVPRLSTARRG from the coding sequence ATGAGCACCAATCCATCGCCGCGGGCAAACATCAAGGACGTGGCACGCGAAGCGGGCGTGTCGCCGACCACCGTCTCGCATGCGCTCAACGCCCGGGGCCAGGTCGATGCGGAAACCCGTGCGCGCGTCGAGAGGGCGGCGCTGAAGCTGGGCTACCGGCCCAATCGCAATGCGCAAAGGCTGCGCACTGGCGAGGCCCACATGATCGTGCTGCTGTCGTCGATGCCGTTCGCTGTGGCGGGCGGCCCGTCGAGGCTCGGCTTCCTGATGGAGGTGGCGGCGGTCGCTGCCGCGGAGGCGCTCGACCGCCGCCTGGCGCTGGTGCTGGCACCGCCCATGGAAACCGGGCGGGTGCCGATGGAGCTGCTGGACGTCGATGGCGCGCTGGTCATCGAGCCTTCGGCGGGCGACCCGAACATGGCGTACCTGCTGCGGCGCGGCCTGCCGGTGGTGGCCATCGGCAAGCCGGCCGAAGAAGCCGCGGACGGGGCGGCGTTGCCGCCGTATGTCGACATTCATTCGGGGCAGACAACGCGCCTGCTGCTCGAGCACCTGCATGCGCAGGGCGCACGCAAGGTCGCGATGATCCTCGGCTCGGCCCAGCGCAACTCCTATGTGGAAGGCCGGGCGGCGTACCTGGCGTTCGCCGCCGGGCGCGGGCAGGCGCCGCTGCTGTCGCTGGTCGACGAGGTGGAGGGCGAGAACGGCGGCCGCAAGGCTGCGCTCGCGCTGCTGGCCGAGCACCCCGACATCGATGCCTTCTGTGTGCCGGTGGACGCCTTCGCCACGGGTACGGTGGCAGCCATCCTTGAATCGGGCCGGCGCATTCCGGACGACGTGATGGTCGCCACGCGCTACGACGGCGTGCGCGCCCGCACCTGCGTGCCGCCGCTCACGGCCGTGGACCTGCACCTGGACGAGATCGCGCAGCAAGCCATTGCGCTGCTGTTCGACCACCTGCGCGGCGACACCAGCCGGCGCCAGGTCGACGGGCCGGTGGCACAGCTCGTGCCGCGCCTGTCGACGGCGCGCCGGGGCTGA
- a CDS encoding helix-turn-helix domain-containing protein, producing the protein MNANHFSTLLEHPADRQACWGRINESYFGALRVQCLDTGTFDARMDAYELGPLGMFMIEAPSHRVARPDTRHEIVLDEHYKLVLQLEGHGHISQRDREFHLHPGDWSLYDPRVPYAITNPERSRLLAITIPRQQFKGMKIPDLHTCEAHTPAMQGLYAVLGSFLTSLADQLPSLPNAVGRSVSDTVLGLLASTLATHSDEQFGAHPVPGVLKARVKQFVHAHLADPSLSLDLIAQQLRCSKRYLHRVFEDEDQTLDRFIWQMRLERCSEALRNAAGRRTSVSEIAFAWGFNSSAHFCRVFKAQYGVSPREFQRREAERAASPALTH; encoded by the coding sequence ATGAACGCAAACCACTTCAGCACGCTGCTCGAACACCCCGCGGACCGGCAAGCCTGCTGGGGACGCATCAACGAGTCGTACTTCGGCGCGCTGCGCGTGCAGTGCCTGGACACCGGCACCTTCGACGCGCGCATGGACGCCTATGAACTCGGGCCGCTCGGCATGTTCATGATCGAGGCGCCCTCGCACCGCGTGGCGCGGCCCGACACGCGCCACGAGATCGTGCTCGATGAGCACTACAAGCTGGTGCTGCAGCTCGAAGGCCATGGTCACATCTCGCAGCGAGACCGCGAGTTCCACCTGCACCCCGGCGACTGGAGCCTGTACGACCCGCGCGTGCCCTACGCCATCACCAACCCGGAGCGCTCGCGCCTGCTCGCCATCACGATCCCGCGCCAGCAGTTCAAGGGCATGAAGATTCCCGACCTGCACACCTGCGAGGCGCACACGCCCGCCATGCAGGGCCTCTATGCGGTGCTCGGCTCGTTCCTGACCTCACTGGCCGACCAGTTGCCTTCGTTGCCCAACGCGGTTGGCCGCTCGGTCAGCGACACCGTGCTGGGCCTGCTGGCATCGACGCTGGCCACGCATTCCGACGAGCAGTTCGGTGCGCACCCGGTGCCGGGCGTCCTGAAGGCGCGCGTGAAGCAGTTCGTGCACGCGCACCTGGCCGACCCCTCGCTGTCGCTGGACCTCATCGCGCAGCAACTGCGCTGCTCCAAGCGCTACCTGCACCGCGTGTTCGAGGACGAAGACCAGACGCTCGACCGCTTCATCTGGCAGATGCGGCTGGAGCGCTGCAGCGAAGCGCTGCGCAATGCGGCGGGCCGCCGCACCTCGGTGTCGGAGATTGCCTTTGCCTGGGGCTTCAACAGCAGCGCGCATTTCTGCCGCGTGTTCAAGGCGCAGTACGGCGTGTCGCCGCGCGAGTTCCAGCGGCGCGAGGCCGAACGGGCCGCGTCGCCTGCGCTCACACACTAG
- a CDS encoding MFS transporter yields MNPAPSAAQKGPAAHASSTASSSKFATVLRVTGGNFMEMFDFFLFGFYATQISKAFFPAGNEFASLMLTFMTFGAGFLMRPLGAIFLGAYVDRVGRRKGLIVTLALMATGTLLIACVPSYATIGLVAPLLVLIGRLLQGFSAGVELGGVSVYLSEMATPGHKGFYVSWQSASQQVAIVVAAALGYWLNVTFTSQEIGDFYWRVPFFVGCLIVPVLFIIRRSLQETEEFLARKHRPDAREIFQSMISNWGLVVAGMMLVSMTTVSFYLITVYTPTFGKSVLQLSTTDALIVTLCVAISNFIWLPIMGALSDRVGRKPLLIVFTVLTILTAYPSLKWLVGAPSFVRMLEVELWLSFLYASYNGAMVVALTEVMPVNVRTAGFSLAYSLATAVFGGFTPAIATGLIEMTGDKGAPGLWMTAAAVCGLIATLVLYRRNVNPADAGRVPAV; encoded by the coding sequence ATGAATCCCGCGCCATCCGCCGCGCAAAAGGGCCCTGCCGCCCACGCTTCTTCCACCGCTTCCTCCTCGAAATTCGCCACCGTCCTGCGCGTGACCGGCGGCAACTTCATGGAGATGTTCGACTTCTTCCTGTTCGGCTTCTACGCCACGCAGATCTCGAAGGCGTTCTTTCCGGCCGGCAACGAGTTCGCCTCGCTGATGCTGACCTTCATGACCTTCGGCGCGGGCTTCCTGATGCGTCCGCTGGGTGCGATTTTTCTGGGCGCGTACGTCGACCGCGTCGGCCGCCGCAAGGGCCTGATCGTCACGCTCGCGCTGATGGCCACAGGCACGCTGCTCATTGCCTGCGTGCCGTCGTACGCCACCATCGGCCTCGTGGCGCCGCTGCTCGTGCTCATCGGCCGGCTGCTGCAGGGCTTCTCGGCCGGCGTCGAACTGGGCGGCGTGTCGGTGTACCTGTCGGAGATGGCCACGCCGGGCCACAAGGGCTTCTACGTGAGCTGGCAGTCGGCCAGCCAGCAGGTGGCCATCGTCGTCGCGGCCGCGCTCGGCTACTGGCTCAACGTGACCTTCACTTCGCAGGAAATCGGCGACTTCTACTGGCGCGTGCCCTTCTTCGTGGGTTGCCTGATCGTGCCGGTGCTGTTCATCATCCGCCGCTCGCTGCAGGAGACCGAAGAGTTCCTGGCGCGCAAGCACCGCCCCGACGCACGCGAGATCTTCCAGTCGATGATCAGCAACTGGGGCCTCGTGGTCGCCGGGATGATGCTGGTGTCGATGACCACCGTGTCGTTCTACCTGATCACGGTCTACACGCCCACCTTCGGCAAGTCGGTGCTGCAACTGAGCACCACCGACGCGCTGATCGTCACGCTGTGCGTGGCCATCTCCAACTTCATCTGGCTGCCGATCATGGGCGCGCTGTCGGACCGCGTGGGTCGCAAGCCGCTGCTGATTGTGTTCACGGTGCTGACGATCCTTACCGCGTACCCGTCGCTCAAGTGGCTGGTCGGCGCGCCGAGCTTCGTGCGCATGCTCGAAGTCGAGCTGTGGCTGTCCTTCCTCTACGCCAGCTACAACGGCGCGATGGTGGTGGCGCTGACCGAGGTGATGCCAGTCAACGTGCGCACCGCCGGCTTCTCGCTGGCCTACAGCCTGGCGACGGCGGTGTTCGGCGGCTTCACGCCGGCCATCGCGACCGGGCTGATCGAGATGACCGGCGACAAGGGCGCGCCAGGGCTGTGGATGACGGCCGCCGCGGTCTGCGGATTGATCGCGACGCTGGTGCTGTACCGGCGCAACGTGAACCCGGCCGATGCCGGACGCGTGCCGGCGGTCTGA
- a CDS encoding protein-disulfide reductase DsbD family protein codes for MIFSRIQFATLLIATTAACMPAAAQLTPKAGAVVTTPHVRAELIAHAPDGVTPGAPVWVGLQIVHKPEWHTYWKNAGDSGLPTEMTWTLPAGVSTGEIAWPVPEKIPVGNLANYGYENTVLLPVPLEVSTLYKPPVALAGGTPSMDIQLKASWLVCRKECIPEEGEFTLSLPLQGSTALHKADFDTAQAAQPQPLAKPGAIEVNGNNLQVRLEGLPAAAQGKTLAFFPETPEVIRTAAVSGKDWTQSWQGGTWTATLPLADQRSASPTVMPVVVALAEADRQAGQPVAWRAEAPVTGNWPAAPQRAEVSPALQAALTANAAKATGAAAPSADLNAPSSTTFIMALLGALLGGLLLNLMPCVFPILAIKVLGFARQAGNASAHRKAGLAYTGGVMLSFLALGGAMLALRAAGAGLGWGFQLQSPGVVAALAALFTLIGLNLVGVFEFGRAAPSSVCSAQAKHPLANDFLSGVLAVVIASPCTAPFMGASLGFAISLPAGQALLLFAALGFGLALPYLVASFVPVIARLLPKPGPWMNTLRRLLAFPMFATVAWLVWVLGQQSGIDGAGTLLALLVCMAAIVWALTLRGRTRVVIATVLIAFTALLTGAIGRNVLQVVEPAKLASAGAGTQRWQPWSAERVAELSGAGQPVFIDFTAAWCVTCQYNKKSTLSDAEVLADFDAKKVAMLRADWTRRDPAITAALTALGRSGVPVYVLQAPGKAPVVLTEILGKDEVRAALARL; via the coding sequence ATGATCTTTTCGCGCATCCAATTCGCTACGCTTCTGATAGCAACCACCGCAGCCTGCATGCCGGCTGCGGCCCAACTGACGCCCAAGGCGGGCGCGGTGGTCACCACCCCCCATGTGCGCGCCGAACTGATCGCACACGCGCCCGATGGCGTAACGCCCGGCGCACCGGTCTGGGTGGGCCTGCAGATCGTCCACAAGCCCGAGTGGCACACCTATTGGAAGAACGCCGGCGATTCGGGCCTGCCCACCGAAATGACCTGGACGCTGCCGGCCGGCGTCTCGACCGGCGAGATCGCCTGGCCCGTGCCCGAGAAGATCCCGGTCGGCAACCTCGCCAACTACGGCTACGAAAACACCGTGCTGCTGCCGGTGCCGCTGGAGGTGTCGACGCTCTACAAGCCGCCCGTGGCGCTCGCCGGCGGCACGCCGTCGATGGACATCCAGCTCAAGGCGTCCTGGCTGGTGTGCCGCAAGGAATGCATTCCCGAAGAGGGCGAGTTCACGCTGTCCCTGCCGCTGCAGGGCTCGACCGCGCTGCACAAGGCCGATTTCGACACGGCGCAGGCCGCCCAGCCGCAGCCGCTGGCGAAACCGGGCGCCATCGAGGTCAATGGCAACAACCTGCAAGTGCGGCTCGAAGGCCTCCCCGCCGCCGCGCAGGGCAAGACGCTGGCCTTCTTCCCCGAGACCCCCGAGGTGATCCGCACCGCCGCCGTCTCCGGCAAGGACTGGACCCAATCCTGGCAAGGCGGCACCTGGACCGCAACGCTGCCGCTGGCCGACCAGCGCAGCGCCAGCCCCACGGTGATGCCGGTGGTGGTGGCGCTGGCCGAAGCCGACCGGCAGGCCGGCCAGCCGGTCGCATGGCGCGCCGAAGCGCCTGTCACGGGCAACTGGCCCGCCGCGCCGCAGCGCGCCGAGGTGTCGCCCGCGCTGCAGGCGGCGCTCACCGCCAATGCGGCGAAGGCAACGGGCGCGGCAGCACCGTCCGCTGACCTGAACGCCCCGTCCTCGACCACTTTCATCATGGCCCTCTTGGGCGCCCTGCTCGGCGGCCTGCTGCTGAACCTGATGCCCTGCGTGTTCCCGATCCTCGCGATCAAGGTGCTGGGCTTCGCGCGGCAGGCGGGCAACGCCAGCGCGCACCGCAAGGCCGGGCTGGCCTACACGGGCGGCGTGATGCTGTCCTTCCTCGCGCTGGGCGGCGCCATGCTCGCGCTGCGCGCGGCCGGTGCCGGGCTCGGCTGGGGTTTCCAGTTGCAGTCGCCGGGCGTGGTGGCCGCGCTGGCCGCGCTGTTCACGCTGATCGGCCTGAACCTCGTGGGCGTGTTCGAGTTCGGCCGCGCCGCGCCGTCGTCGGTCTGCAGCGCGCAGGCCAAGCACCCGCTGGCCAACGACTTCCTCTCCGGCGTACTCGCCGTGGTGATCGCCTCGCCGTGCACCGCGCCTTTCATGGGCGCGTCGCTGGGCTTCGCGATCAGCCTGCCCGCTGGCCAGGCCCTGCTGTTGTTCGCGGCACTCGGCTTCGGGCTGGCGCTGCCTTATCTGGTGGCCAGCTTCGTGCCCGTCATCGCGCGCCTGCTGCCCAAGCCGGGGCCGTGGATGAACACGCTGCGCCGCCTGCTGGCCTTCCCGATGTTCGCCACCGTGGCCTGGCTGGTCTGGGTGCTGGGCCAGCAAAGCGGCATCGACGGCGCCGGCACGCTGCTGGCGCTGCTGGTGTGCATGGCCGCGATCGTCTGGGCGCTCACGCTGCGCGGCCGCACGCGGGTCGTGATCGCGACCGTGCTGATCGCCTTCACCGCCTTGCTGACCGGCGCCATCGGCCGCAATGTGTTGCAGGTCGTGGAGCCCGCCAAGCTGGCATCCGCGGGTGCCGGCACGCAGCGCTGGCAGCCCTGGTCGGCCGAGCGCGTGGCCGAGTTGTCGGGCGCCGGCCAGCCGGTGTTCATCGACTTCACCGCCGCCTGGTGCGTGACCTGCCAATACAACAAGAAGAGCACGCTGTCCGATGCCGAAGTGCTGGCCGACTTCGACGCCAAGAAGGTCGCCATGTTGCGTGCCGACTGGACGCGGCGCGACCCCGCCATCACGGCAGCGCTGACGGCTCTGGGCCGCAGCGGTGTGCCTGTGTACGTGCTGCAGGCGCCGGGCAAGGCGCCGGTCGTGCTGACCGAGATTCTGGGCAAGGACGAGGTTCGGGCCGCGCTGGCGAGACTCTGA